TTTAGCACGGGAGCTTAAGAAGCCATTGATCGTCCATATTCGCGATGCAAATGAAGATAGTAAGCGTCTTTTACAAGAAGGCAATGCAGGCGAAGTTGGAGGTGTCCTACACTGTTATAACGCGTCAAAACATCTTTTAGAGTTAGCACAGCATGGCTTTTATTTTGGTATTGGTGGCGTATTAACGTTTAAAAATGCCAAAAATTTAGTCGAAGTTTTACCACTGATTCCCCGCGAAAAACTCCTTATTGAAACGGACGCTCCCTACCTAACACCGATGCCTCATCGAGGTGAACGCAACGAGCCAGCCTATACACTTTTGGTTGCAGAAAAAATGGCAGAGCTTCTAAATATGAGTGTCACCGAACTTCACAATTTAACCTCAAAAAATGCTTTTACACTCTTTAAAGCTTTGGAAAAGATAAAGTTAGCTACAATCTAATAAATCATAAGCAACATTAACACGATAAAGGAGAGGCATGTATAAGGTTATTTTAACCCTTTTTTTTCTGTTTCAGAGTCTCCATGCTTTTTTAAATACCGATAATAACTACGAAAAACAACTCATCGCCCTCAAAAATTTTGATCTTCCAAACACCTTCTTGAAAGATTCTATCTTTATCTCTATGCAAGAAGATGTTGAGATTTATAAGACCAAACACTTTTTACGCACACTTGAGAGTGGCGACCGATTTGTGCCTATTTTGCAAAAAATGATGCAAGAAGCGGGCGTTCCTACCGAGTTCTTATACCTTGCCATGACCGAATCGAGTTTTGATCCTTACTCCTCTTCTCCTGCACGAGCTTCAGGCATTTGGCAATTTATCCCTGATACTGCGCGTCGTTATGGTTTGGTGAACAATGCCTTTGTGGATGAAAGGCGTGATCCTATCAAATCCACTGAAGCGGCGATTGCTTATCTGAAACGTTTACACGATATGTTTGGGAAGTGGTATTTAGCAGCTCTTGCGTATAACTGTGGCGAAGGGGCTGTTACCAAAGCGATCGCTAAAGCAGGAAGCGATGATATTAGCGTTTTACTCGATGAAAATCAAAAATACCTTCCCAAAGAGAGCAGGCTGTATATTCGTAAAATTCTGATGATGAGCTTTATCTCAGGCAGTACCGATTTTATGCTGGATAATGGCTCTGAGTATCTGCTAAACCGTGCCAATAATGCAACGTTTGTCAAAGTTACTGTTCAAAGCGGTACCTTGCTCAAAGATGTCTCG
Above is a genomic segment from Sulfurospirillum halorespirans DSM 13726 containing:
- a CDS encoding TatD family hydrolase, which encodes MIIDTHCHLDDIQFRNDVDSVIQNAYEKGVQGIIIPGADREDLSYAQELSHRYEHIFFAAGIHPYHHEQYDEKILRSFLKDEKCIAVGECGLDYFRLPEDAHEKEFEKEQQHHIFAKQIALARELKKPLIVHIRDANEDSKRLLQEGNAGEVGGVLHCYNASKHLLELAQHGFYFGIGGVLTFKNAKNLVEVLPLIPREKLLIETDAPYLTPMPHRGERNEPAYTLLVAEKMAELLNMSVTELHNLTSKNAFTLFKALEKIKLATI
- a CDS encoding lytic transglycosylase domain-containing protein, translated to MYKVILTLFFLFQSLHAFLNTDNNYEKQLIALKNFDLPNTFLKDSIFISMQEDVEIYKTKHFLRTLESGDRFVPILQKMMQEAGVPTEFLYLAMTESSFDPYSSSPARASGIWQFIPDTARRYGLVNNAFVDERRDPIKSTEAAIAYLKRLHDMFGKWYLAALAYNCGEGAVTKAIAKAGSDDISVLLDENQKYLPKESRLYIRKILMMSFISGSTDFMLDNGSEYLLNRANNATFVKVTVQSGTLLKDVSESIGISVNELKSYNPHLKHAFVSPLGAKGYLYIPQDRQVSFSQNFDQTKEPQKYAVYTTQKGDSLQSIAKRYGVSYQSLMDLNNLKTAALKPKTDLVVPSGVPMPVTTPSSNNAEKIYVIKAGDTIETVAKKHDIPVAQLIKANKKKNALVKVGESIVIPKN